GCGACGTTCCCAACTCCTGTAGAGACGCGATTAATCGCGTCTCTACCCCATCAATCCTTGCAGATGCCGGCACGAAGGCAATCTTCGGTTTGGTCATCTCTAGCTGATATTTCCCACGGTAACTTGCATGACTGAGCATTTGTGCTGTGAGCAATTAAAGCACTTACTACGGGAAGTTGGTTTTTGACAATTGGTAGGTCAGCACTAAAAAAGCTGAGCTTAACATTGTATAGATAAACAGGCCATGCAATCAGACCGATGCAAATTGTCCGATTCATACAAAACCTCAGCTAAAAATTTCCGATCGCGTTACATTTAGATCCATCTTGATGAACCGGATTTTAAAAACTGAGCATTGTATGTTAACAATTTTGTATTAATTTACTAAATGTTGTTTACTTAACAGACGTGATTTGTAAATTATCCGTTCCAGACTTTTTCAGGTAAGCATTGCTTATAAGATTGCTCCCTACTAACTTATGCAGATGCATCCTCAAAAAACAGGACAAAAAACCTATAGAAATCAAAAACATATCTTGGTAGCTACATTCGCCAGATAAAATAGTTAACAAATGTTGCCTACTAGTAACTCATGACGCCTTCACAAGACGTAAATACTGTAAACCCTCCCAATATCGACCAAGAAGGATTGGGCAACTTAGAAACTGATCCTCTCGACGAGTTGCCGGGTGAGGTCGAAATGTCCCTTTTCGATCACCTAGAGGAGTTGCGACAGCGGATTTTTTATTCGTTGATTGCTGTAGCAGTGGGTATTATCGGCTGTTTCACTGCTGTCAAACCGATTGTTCAGCTGCTAGAAGTCCCAGCGCAAGGAGTAAAATTCCTCCAGCTAGCGCCGGGAGAATATTTCTTTGTCTCTATTAAAGTGGCAGCCTACAGCGGTTTGGTACTTTCTAGTCCTTTTATTCTTTACCAGATTATTCAGTTCGTCGTTCCAGGACTAACTCGCCGGGAACGCCGCTTGCTGGGGCCTATAGTTTTGGGTTCGAGTGTGCTATTTGCCGGGGGATTGGTATTTGCCTACTTACTCCTTATCCCCGCAGCTTTGAAATTTTTCATTAGTTATGGAGCAGATGTAGTAGAACAACTGTGGTCAATTGATAAATATTTTGAATTTGTACTACTGTTGTTATTCAGTACTGGTTTAGCATTTCAAATTCCCGTCATTCAACTGTTACTTGGTAATTTGGGAATTGTCTCTTCTAAACAGATGCTTTCTGGTTGGCGTTATGTGATTCTGGGAGGAGTAATTTTAGGAGCTATTCTCACACCTTCTACTGATCCTCTGACTCAAAGTCTCTTAGCAGGGGCAGTTCTAGGGCTTTACTTTGGTGGTGTTGGGCTGGTTAAACTCACAGGTAAATAGTTACTTTGCTCAAATTCAAAATTAGATGTTACAAATTAGCTATGATGACTTTGAAAAAGTCGATATTCGAGTTGGCAAAGTAATTAAAGTAGAAGAATTCCCCAGAGCAAGAAAACCAGCTTATAAATTGTGGATAGACTTTGGTGATTTGGGCATCAAAAAATCTAGCGCTCAAATTACCAAACTTTACCAACCAGAGAATTTAGTCAATAGATTAATATTAGCTGTTACCAACTTTCCACCCCGTCAAATAGCTGATTTTATCTCAGAAGTTTTAGTTTTGGGTGTTGTTTTAGATGATGGAGAAGTTGCGTTAATTCAGCCAGATAGAAATGTACCGTTGGGTAAAAGGATTTTATAGGTAGATAATAGACTTGTCTGGGAAATAGGGCATTTAAAATAGGTGGCTGCAAAACTTATCATTTTTGTCTAGGTTTAATAGAACTGCTAGATTTCTCCAGAAGCGATCGCATCTAATTTATTTTCATCAAGAATTATAATTTTCCCACCTCGACTGTAAGCAATTACTGAGTTGAGGCTTTTAATTAAACGCACGCATTCTTCATAAGTAATGCCGATACTCCGCGCTATCCGATAATAAGATAATTTGACTTTTAAACACTCACCTTCCGGACTTGATTCAGTACCTGATTCCATAGCGAAATATTGAATTAATCTCGCAAGGCGAACAATAGCTCTTTCAGAAACTAATCCGTGGACTGTTTCATGAAGTAGCTGAATCCGAGTGTTAAAAACCATCAACATCCGTAAGGCAATTTCAGGATTCTGCCCAATAGCTTTTAATAAAGCATCTCGCTCTACAGTGAGAATTTCACAATCAGATTCAGCAGTTACTGTTGCCGGAGAAATTCCATTTCCTAATAAAGCTGGTGCAGCAAAAATTTCTCCAGCAGCTAGGGCGCGAAGAATTGTTTCTTTTCCGGTGGTTGCTATTTTAGTAACTTGAATTGAGCCACTGACAACAGCATATAGTTTTGCTGGTAAGCGATCGCCCTCATGTAAAATGATTTCTCCTTTGGTATAGCGTTGCACCTTGGTGTGAGGTTGCAAATTTATCTTGTCTACTGTTTCTAAACTCGCAAACACGATAATTTGTGAGAGTTGTTCCAAGGATGCCTGCATAATATTAATTCGTAATTCGTAATTCGTAATTCGTAATTTGTATAGCACTGGACAGGAAACTTAGTACAGTATTTCATTAATTCGTAGCGAAGAGACTGAAATAGCTTTGCGCCCCTTTGCGCTTAACTCTGCGCTCCTTTGCGTTTCAATAGAATAGACTTGTCCTAACAAAAATGGCTACAGCTATAATTCGTAATTTGTAATTCGTAATTAAAAGTAGAGACGTTGCAATGCAACGTCTCTACAATGGTCTATCTGTCGTATTCTTTTTTCAAAATTGTATAACTAGTATTATGTGGCAAACACTGGACGATGCTGAATCCAAGGTTTTGCCGCTTCTATTTGGGCTGCAAGACTAATTAGGGTAGCTTCAGCCGCAGGTTTACCAACTAACTGCACACTAATGGGTAAACCATTACTATCAAAACCTACAGGAAGTGCGATCGCTGGTTGTCCAGTCGCATTAGCTGCCGGACAAGGTGCAACCCAACGAATAATATTTTCAAATGCTTCTTCTGAACTCAAAGCAGCCCATTCCGCAACTCGGATGGGTGAATGCAGATAAACTGGCAATACCAACACATCTACAGTATCGAAAAACGCTACAATTTGCCGTGCCACTATCTGCATTTGCGAAACTGCCCTGAGATACTCAGCAACAGAACCTGTTCGGGCAAACAGCCAACGATTCATCGGCTGCAATACCTCAACAGGAATTCCCGATGCAGCTACCCCAGCTTGCCACACGACTTGGAAGGGTTCAATTAATCCACTGAAATCGGGAGATTTTTGTTCAACTTGATGACCGAGTTGTTCTAATAACTCTACTGTTTGCCGGACACCTTGCTGACAGTTGGCGTCAGCTTCCCCTAAAGGAGGGACACTAGTGGCAAAGGCAATTCGCAAACTACCAAGTTTTGCCTGTGTGGCGGCGAGAAATGGTACTTCTGGATCGGGTAACCAGTAAGGATCACCTGTGACATAGCCTGATATTGTATCTAATAGGGCAGCCGCATCAGCAACTGTACGAGCAATCGGCCCATTGCTAGCAATTCCTGCGAGGCGATCGCCTACGGGTGCTTTACTGATTCTGCCTCGTGATGGTTTGATTCCCACCAAACCACAGCAAGCCGCAGGCCCCCGAATCGAACCGCCACCATCAGAACCTTGAGCGATCGCAGATAATCCCGCTGCTACTGATGATGCTGCGCCACCACTAGAACCGCCAGGAGTGTATTCCAAATTCCAGGGATTTCTAGCTGGGGTAAATCCTGTAGGTTCAGTGTAAGGAAGAGAACCTATTTCCGAGGTTGCAGTTTTACCGAGAATAATAAATCCAGCTTGTCTAATCTTTGCTACTACCCCATCATCATTGTCGGGAATATTGTTTAGTAATATCGGATTTCCATAAGTGCAAGGCACGCCTGCCACAGGATTAAGGTCTTTAATAGAAATCGGTACACCAAAAAATGGCGGTAATTCTGAAGTAGTTGTGAGTATTTCTGTTTTAGCTTTGGCATCTGCGATCGCTAAATCTGCCATCACCGTAAAATAACTTCCCAATTGCGGATTCAACTGCTCAATCCGTTCTAAATATATGTCCACTAACTCTAGCGGCGACACTTCCCGGCGGCGGATTAATTCCGCCAACTCTAACGCTGGGGTAAAAGCTAAATCAATTTTATTCATAAATTAGTTAATGGGTAGTTGTATCTTCCTCTACAGCTTTGTGATTGAAATTGTTACTTTAGCAGGATGTTGGTAAACTACAAATTTACAGCTTCTTTGATTTGTCAATTAATCTGGATACTCAAATTTAAAAGGCACACTTGAGCTTTTTACTCTAGCGATCGCCCCGTTGCCTAGACATTTTAATTGTTTACGATAAACTTTTGACAAATCCCTTAGAGATATTTATGCCTGGATTATAAACGCTCATGAATTAACTGCATAGTTAATATTAACAATGCTAATAAACATATCTTATTTGTTTTTTTATTAGGCTTTACCTTAAAATAGCTAAATAATAATCAAAAATTAATTATATTTAACGATAATAATTTTCTCAATTTTAACAAAATAGAATTCAGAAGTCAGAAGCCAGAATGGGCTGCGCCCCGCTACGTTAACAGAATATAATTCGTGCGACACTTCGACTGGCGGTAGTTGAGCGCAGTCGAAACTCAGTGCATCGCTGGCGAATGAATAGATGGGTTTAAATCCCCCACTTATTGATTCTGTCTCCTGAATTCTGACTTCTGGATTCTTTTTTAAAGTGATTTATAAATTATTACAGCTTGGCAAAAAGAATAATTCTATTGATAATTTATAATGGACAAAAATATTTGAATAAATTCAAGCTAAGTTTTGGCAAAATTATTTTTTATCTAATATCAATTGCCATCACTTCGTACAGCGTCTCCGATAGGAAAAGTTATGAACTTAGCTCATAACTTCTCTTCTTGAGCCTTTTCTTACTGCAAAAATAACTCCCGAATCCCCGTACTCCCAATTTCCACCGCTAGCGCCGCCAATATAAAACCTAAAAGCTGAGTAATAATCACTTCACCTTCTGTACCAATCCAGTTTTGGATAAAGTTTGCCAAACGCAAAATCAACCAAGTAACAAACATAGCTGCCACAATACCCAGCGCCACCCCAAGATGCGGACTTTGTGATTTCGACATCAACAACATCACTGTTGTCAGCGTACCTGGGCCTGCCAGTAAGGGCAAAGCTAGCGGCGTAATTGCAACATCGCGT
This region of Nostoc sp. UHCC 0302 genomic DNA includes:
- the tatC gene encoding twin-arginine translocase subunit TatC; this translates as MTPSQDVNTVNPPNIDQEGLGNLETDPLDELPGEVEMSLFDHLEELRQRIFYSLIAVAVGIIGCFTAVKPIVQLLEVPAQGVKFLQLAPGEYFFVSIKVAAYSGLVLSSPFILYQIIQFVVPGLTRRERRLLGPIVLGSSVLFAGGLVFAYLLLIPAALKFFISYGADVVEQLWSIDKYFEFVLLLLFSTGLAFQIPVIQLLLGNLGIVSSKQMLSGWRYVILGGVILGAILTPSTDPLTQSLLAGAVLGLYFGGVGLVKLTGK
- a CDS encoding tRNA-binding protein codes for the protein MLQISYDDFEKVDIRVGKVIKVEEFPRARKPAYKLWIDFGDLGIKKSSAQITKLYQPENLVNRLILAVTNFPPRQIADFISEVLVLGVVLDDGEVALIQPDRNVPLGKRIL
- a CDS encoding Crp/Fnr family transcriptional regulator translates to MQASLEQLSQIIVFASLETVDKINLQPHTKVQRYTKGEIILHEGDRLPAKLYAVVSGSIQVTKIATTGKETILRALAAGEIFAAPALLGNGISPATVTAESDCEILTVERDALLKAIGQNPEIALRMLMVFNTRIQLLHETVHGLVSERAIVRLARLIQYFAMESGTESSPEGECLKVKLSYYRIARSIGITYEECVRLIKSLNSVIAYSRGGKIIILDENKLDAIASGEI
- a CDS encoding amidase, with translation MNKIDLAFTPALELAELIRRREVSPLELVDIYLERIEQLNPQLGSYFTVMADLAIADAKAKTEILTTTSELPPFFGVPISIKDLNPVAGVPCTYGNPILLNNIPDNDDGVVAKIRQAGFIILGKTATSEIGSLPYTEPTGFTPARNPWNLEYTPGGSSGGAASSVAAGLSAIAQGSDGGGSIRGPAACCGLVGIKPSRGRISKAPVGDRLAGIASNGPIARTVADAAALLDTISGYVTGDPYWLPDPEVPFLAATQAKLGSLRIAFATSVPPLGEADANCQQGVRQTVELLEQLGHQVEQKSPDFSGLIEPFQVVWQAGVAASGIPVEVLQPMNRWLFARTGSVAEYLRAVSQMQIVARQIVAFFDTVDVLVLPVYLHSPIRVAEWAALSSEEAFENIIRWVAPCPAANATGQPAIALPVGFDSNGLPISVQLVGKPAAEATLISLAAQIEAAKPWIQHRPVFAT